The proteins below are encoded in one region of Halorhodospira halochloris:
- a CDS encoding ISL3 family transposase has product MATEHALFTAALGLSAPWKVSDIRFDAQAKRIDFDITFTSGSRFACPACGAEAQAVHDTRQRSWQHLHFFEHQAYIHAAVPRVRCQDCGKTTQVEVPWARPGSGFSQLFEAMVITLCQQMSVQKVANYLGVGDDPIWRILNHYVEAARAQEDFSNVRAVGIDETASRRGHNYITVFQDLDDRRLLFACEGRNQSTIGAFVADLHDHGGDRDSVEAVCIDMSKAYIAGVQRYLPEAAITFDAFHVVQLANQAVDEVRRAEVRLEPALKRTRWVWLKDASRHTLKQLTELHYLSRTRLKTARAWRLKEALREILTGSGARREAEQNLNAWYSWARRCRLEPFKRLALTLKAHWQGILNAFDSRLSNGPVESMNGQIQVAKGRARGFRTTKNLISICYLIAGKLTHLPASPYGTICRSAVA; this is encoded by the coding sequence ATGGCTACTGAGCACGCCCTGTTCACCGCCGCGCTTGGGTTGAGTGCACCCTGGAAAGTCAGTGACATCCGCTTTGATGCGCAGGCCAAGCGCATCGACTTCGATATCACCTTCACCAGCGGCAGCCGCTTCGCCTGCCCGGCCTGTGGCGCCGAGGCTCAAGCAGTTCATGACACCCGTCAGCGTTCCTGGCAGCACCTGCATTTCTTCGAGCACCAGGCCTATATCCATGCCGCCGTGCCCAGGGTGCGATGTCAGGACTGCGGGAAGACCACTCAGGTCGAGGTGCCTTGGGCGCGTCCAGGCAGCGGGTTCTCGCAGTTGTTCGAGGCGATGGTCATTACCCTCTGCCAGCAGATGTCGGTCCAGAAGGTCGCTAACTACCTGGGTGTTGGTGATGACCCAATTTGGCGAATCCTCAACCACTACGTGGAAGCAGCCCGTGCTCAGGAGGACTTCAGCAACGTTCGCGCTGTCGGCATCGACGAGACGGCCTCGCGGCGCGGGCATAACTATATCACTGTCTTCCAGGACCTTGATGACCGACGCCTACTCTTTGCCTGCGAAGGGCGGAACCAGTCGACCATTGGGGCGTTTGTGGCGGATCTACACGATCACGGCGGCGATAGGGACTCTGTCGAGGCGGTATGCATCGATATGAGCAAGGCCTACATCGCCGGCGTGCAGCGGTATCTACCCGAGGCAGCGATTACCTTCGACGCCTTCCATGTGGTGCAGCTGGCTAATCAGGCAGTCGACGAGGTCCGCCGCGCCGAGGTGCGCCTGGAGCCTGCGCTCAAGCGCACTCGCTGGGTCTGGCTTAAGGATGCCTCGCGGCACACGCTCAAGCAGCTCACCGAACTGCATTACCTGTCACGGACGAGGCTGAAAACAGCCCGCGCCTGGCGGCTCAAGGAGGCACTGCGCGAAATACTGACCGGCAGTGGTGCTCGCAGAGAGGCTGAGCAAAACCTCAACGCCTGGTACAGTTGGGCTCGGCGCTGCCGGCTGGAGCCGTTCAAGCGCCTAGCGTTAACGCTCAAGGCTCACTGGCAGGGCATCCTCAACGCCTTTGACTCTCGCTTATCAAACGGCCCCGTCGAAAGCATGAACGGTCAGATTCAAGTTGCCAAGGGCCGTGCACGAGGATTTCGCACCACGAAGAATCTGATCTCCATCTGCTACCTGATCGCTGGCAAGCTCACCCATCTGCCTGCCTCACCCTATGGCACAATATGTAGATCGGCGGTTGCGTGA
- a CDS encoding integrase arm-type DNA-binding domain-containing protein yields MATKLTEANIRKVFKKAKEKNQTQRLSDTKVSGLLLEARATGTGTYYYRYRDEDNKIRHLKVGKYNEVKINDARSIAQDIASRVRKGEDPQQERSTQRSSYTFEEYFYEQYLSHSRKNKKSWATEEKLLKGHVVPRIGSKKMAIIRKNDIQDIIDYMRSEEYQESSIKRTIAIVSNVFTKAIEDQVPGVTQNPVRDVKKPKDDNKKERLLSKEEIEKLLRAARKAPSQSVWVTPPSTHATADLHIVP; encoded by the coding sequence ATGGCAACAAAACTCACTGAGGCAAATATCCGCAAGGTATTCAAAAAAGCTAAAGAAAAGAACCAGACACAAAGGCTGTCAGACACAAAGGTTTCTGGGCTTCTCCTGGAGGCTAGGGCGACTGGCACCGGAACATATTACTATCGATACAGGGATGAAGACAATAAAATCCGTCATCTGAAAGTCGGTAAGTACAACGAAGTTAAAATAAATGATGCTCGGAGTATCGCACAGGACATAGCGTCAAGAGTTCGTAAAGGAGAGGATCCGCAGCAAGAGCGATCAACACAAAGATCGAGCTACACGTTTGAGGAATATTTTTACGAGCAATATCTTTCGCATTCAAGAAAAAACAAGAAGAGCTGGGCAACAGAGGAGAAATTACTAAAGGGGCACGTTGTTCCGCGAATCGGGAGTAAGAAGATGGCGATCATTCGTAAAAATGATATTCAAGATATCATCGATTACATGAGGAGTGAAGAGTACCAGGAATCATCAATTAAAAGAACAATTGCAATTGTTTCTAACGTCTTTACAAAGGCCATAGAGGATCAAGTGCCTGGAGTTACCCAAAACCCGGTGCGCGATGTCAAAAAACCGAAAGATGACAACAAAAAAGAGAGGCTTCTCTCAAAAGAGGAAATAGAAAAACTTTTAAGGGCTGCAAGAAAGGCACCTTCGCAATCTGTGTGGGTGACACCCCCATCTACTCACGCAACCGCCGATCTACATATTGTGCCATAG
- a CDS encoding DUF1566 domain-containing protein, giving the protein MIGRGQLGGAVKKHLKPLLGLGAATVLVVAAGGVGSYLYSDSREKDERLWNQALEVDSIEAYEEYLSDCEERWICGYEADARQAVGELEEIELAAAEDERLWSEAQEVDTQEAYADYLEGCQDRLVCEHMADAKEALALLHDRKEALTEDERLWSKAQEKGSLEAYEDYLAGCEERPVCQHEADAREAIGELETEQYAAEDERLWFEAQEADSLEAYQDYLAGCNRRPSCQYEAQAREAIEELEEELSAAEDERLWSEAQEEDSLEAYKDYLAGCDQRLVCQYEADAREAIEELEEELSAVEDERLWAEAQEVDSLESYEDYLAGCEERLVCQYEAEAQEAIEELEEELAAAKKEDERLWSEAQEADNLEAYEGYLADCDERLVCQYKQDAQKAIDSFIGHGNRYRDNRDGTVTDIETGLMWMRCSLGQKWRDGACEQEAEIYTWHEARGEEGYSFAGYDDWRLPEIEELKEIVFCPSGEPSYRGLIHRPDAGFFDRETCEGDDDQPAIDENAFPDTPSSNFWSSSPYADNSSRAWYIDFYHGFDNWLDKGSYGRVRLVRSDSGRRDE; this is encoded by the coding sequence TTGATAGGCCGAGGCCAGCTAGGAGGCGCTGTCAAAAAACACCTTAAACCCCTTTTGGGATTGGGAGCAGCTACTGTTCTCGTCGTTGCCGCTGGTGGTGTTGGCTCCTACCTCTACTCCGACTCCCGAGAAAAAGATGAGCGACTATGGAATCAGGCGCTTGAGGTGGACAGTATCGAGGCCTATGAGGAATACCTGTCTGACTGCGAAGAGCGTTGGATCTGCGGGTACGAGGCGGATGCCCGGCAAGCAGTTGGGGAACTGGAGGAGATAGAGCTAGCGGCTGCCGAGGACGAACGGCTGTGGTCCGAGGCGCAGGAAGTAGACACTCAAGAGGCTTACGCAGACTACCTTGAGGGATGCCAGGATCGGTTGGTTTGCGAGCATATGGCGGATGCCAAAGAGGCGCTGGCACTCTTGCATGACCGGAAAGAGGCCCTGACTGAGGATGAGCGCCTTTGGTCCAAGGCGCAGGAGAAAGGGAGCCTTGAGGCTTATGAGGACTACCTTGCAGGATGCGAGGAGCGACCGGTCTGCCAGCATGAGGCAGATGCCCGGGAAGCGATTGGGGAGCTCGAAACAGAACAGTATGCAGCCGAGGACGAGCGTTTATGGTTCGAGGCGCAAGAGGCGGATAGCCTCGAGGCTTATCAAGACTACCTAGCAGGCTGCAACAGGCGGCCGTCATGCCAGTATGAGGCTCAGGCCCGAGAAGCCATCGAAGAGCTGGAAGAAGAGCTTTCTGCAGCAGAGGATGAGCGGTTGTGGTCAGAGGCGCAGGAGGAGGACAGCCTCGAGGCCTATAAAGACTACCTAGCAGGCTGTGATCAGCGACTGGTCTGTCAATATGAGGCGGATGCCCGGGAGGCGATTGAAGAGCTCGAGGAGGAACTGTCTGCAGTCGAGGACGAGCGTTTGTGGGCCGAGGCTCAGGAAGTGGATAGCCTCGAGTCTTATGAAGACTACTTAGCAGGCTGCGAGGAGCGGCTGGTTTGCCAGTATGAGGCGGAGGCCCAGGAAGCGATTGAAGAGTTGGAAGAGGAGTTGGCAGCGGCCAAAAAGGAGGATGAGCGCCTTTGGTCCGAGGCGCAGGAGGCCGATAACCTCGAGGCTTATGAGGGCTATCTAGCAGACTGCGATGAACGGTTGGTTTGCCAGTATAAGCAAGATGCGCAAAAAGCGATTGATTCATTTATAGGCCACGGTAACCGGTATCGCGACAACCGCGACGGCACGGTTACTGATATAGAGACCGGACTGATGTGGATGCGTTGCTCTTTGGGGCAGAAATGGCGTGATGGGGCCTGTGAGCAAGAGGCAGAAATTTACACCTGGCATGAGGCCAGGGGCGAGGAGGGATATAGTTTTGCCGGCTACGATGATTGGCGCCTACCTGAGATCGAAGAGTTGAAAGAAATTGTCTTCTGTCCCTCCGGTGAGCCCAGTTACAGGGGATTGATCCATCGCCCGGATGCGGGCTTCTTTGACCGGGAGACGTGTGAGGGTGATGACGATCAGCCGGCTATTGACGAGAACGCGTTTCCCGATACGCCTTCGTCCAATTTTTGGTCATCTTCGCCCTATGCCGATAATTCCAGCCGCGCGTGGTATATCGACTTCTATCATGGCTTCGACAACTGGCTCGATAAGGGTAGCTACGGCAGGGTAAGGTTGGTGCGCAGCGACAGTGGTCGAAGAGACGAGTAG
- a CDS encoding helix-turn-helix domain-containing protein, with amino-acid sequence MSETSHKVFEIDLEVLALVAGLRAARAFLGLSQKDVSNGSGISVPTLNRLERLETSPQHRTVVRLKTYFNNIGVELVLNKNEGFYIKINLAALEYLKERYEKGEPITARGGMFKRK; translated from the coding sequence ATGTCTGAGACATCACACAAGGTGTTTGAGATAGATTTAGAGGTTTTGGCCCTCGTAGCAGGTCTTCGTGCAGCCCGAGCTTTCCTGGGATTAAGTCAAAAAGACGTAAGCAATGGTAGCGGTATCTCGGTTCCTACATTGAACCGTCTGGAGCGATTGGAAACCTCTCCCCAGCACCGAACTGTGGTTAGATTAAAAACCTATTTTAACAATATCGGCGTAGAGTTGGTTTTAAACAAAAATGAAGGTTTTTATATTAAAATAAACCTTGCGGCTTTAGAATACTTAAAAGAACGATACGAAAAAGGGGAGCCAATAACTGCAAGAGGAGGTATGTTTAAAAGAAAATAG
- a CDS encoding type IV pilus modification PilV family protein encodes MANFYRIGAQRKYGFTLIELIVTLVVISITVLAFGTSMRILLSMDGIGGAQDHLDRHSCAEAIIAKYDYDDDDEEEGEITRENCGDDACDIDQCDGTYNQVSCKASLIYLLPESDESDELPVCKFTIGGESRIVIHVPISDDEE; translated from the coding sequence ATGGCAAATTTTTACCGTATAGGCGCTCAAAGGAAGTACGGCTTCACGTTGATTGAATTGATTGTCACTCTGGTAGTGATATCCATAACGGTATTGGCTTTCGGAACTAGTATGCGGATTCTGCTATCCATGGATGGGATTGGTGGCGCGCAAGACCATCTAGACCGGCATAGCTGCGCTGAGGCTATTATTGCGAAGTATGACTACGACGACGACGACGAGGAGGAGGGGGAGATAACAAGAGAAAATTGCGGCGATGATGCATGTGACATAGATCAGTGTGATGGCACTTATAATCAAGTAAGCTGTAAAGCAAGTCTCATTTATCTATTACCTGAGAGTGATGAGAGTGATGAACTGCCTGTGTGCAAATTTACAATTGGCGGGGAGAGTAGAATAGTAATTCATGTTCCTATAAGTGATGACGAAGAATAA
- a CDS encoding RNA-guided endonuclease TnpB family protein translates to MLHDDGQEAPTPIQSLNEDKVLGLDMGLTHLAIDSSGTKEPNPRFLKKASANLRRKQKAVSRCKKGSKRRAKARLKLAKAHQRLANARADFQHKLSRQLIDENQAVIVETLKVKNMLKNKKLSKHIADASWSGVIEKLEYKAKAQGKHLIKIDQWLASSKTCSCCGHKLEELSLKVREWQCPACSVRHDRDIDAALNIKAQGILKLKAAGLSVSANGGKRKTSHALAAA, encoded by the coding sequence CTGCTGCATGACGATGGGCAAGAAGCCCCTACACCCATCCAAAGCCTGAATGAAGATAAAGTGCTCGGATTGGATATGGGTTTAACACACCTAGCCATTGATTCAAGCGGAACGAAAGAGCCGAATCCACGCTTTTTAAAGAAAGCCAGTGCCAATCTGCGCCGTAAGCAAAAAGCTGTATCACGCTGCAAAAAAGGCAGTAAAAGGCGGGCAAAAGCCCGACTTAAGCTCGCTAAGGCGCATCAGCGTCTGGCAAATGCTCGTGCTGATTTCCAGCACAAGCTATCTCGACAACTTATTGACGAAAACCAAGCGGTGATTGTCGAGACACTGAAAGTCAAAAACATGCTGAAGAACAAGAAATTGTCCAAGCACATTGCCGATGCCAGTTGGTCAGGCGTAATCGAAAAGCTGGAGTACAAAGCCAAAGCGCAAGGTAAGCATCTGATCAAAATTGATCAGTGGCTTGCCAGCTCCAAGACCTGTTCTTGCTGTGGACACAAGCTGGAAGAGTTGTCGCTGAAAGTCCGTGAATGGCAGTGTCCAGCTTGTTCAGTCAGGCATGATCGAGACATCGATGCAGCCTTGAATATCAAGGCACAAGGTATTTTGAAATTAAAGGCCGCAGGACTGTCGGTCTCTGCCAATGGAGGCAAGCGTAAGACGAGTCACGCACTCGCCGCTGCCTGA
- a CDS encoding PulJ/GspJ family protein: MSKRRQKWSGFTLIEMVLVLIILGIVSAAAARPLGQMISTWFDTREAYGDEADMVFALSRIAREVRQHGISCDNGDSVTDNGDSVKLGEDKNITINDGALRLDDDPIFWPESGSPVFECISSEADPSRLFRIRISIDRTDSEDREVTTYVYSR, from the coding sequence GTGAGCAAGAGACGGCAAAAGTGGAGCGGTTTTACACTTATTGAGATGGTGCTAGTGCTGATTATTCTCGGCATAGTCTCGGCTGCTGCTGCCCGCCCCTTAGGCCAGATGATCAGCACATGGTTTGATACTCGCGAAGCATATGGCGACGAAGCAGATATGGTCTTTGCCCTGAGTCGGATAGCCAGGGAAGTAAGGCAGCACGGTATAAGTTGTGATAACGGCGATAGCGTTACTGATAACGGTGATAGCGTTAAACTGGGAGAAGACAAAAATATAACAATTAACGATGGGGCGCTTAGATTGGACGACGATCCCATTTTCTGGCCGGAGAGTGGTAGCCCTGTGTTTGAATGTATAAGTAGTGAAGCTGACCCTAGCAGACTCTTCAGGATTCGGATAAGTATCGATCGAACGGATTCTGAAGATAGAGAGGTGACAACCTATGTTTATTCGCGCTGA
- a CDS encoding prepilin-type N-terminal cleavage/methylation domain-containing protein, which produces MVTSPAYKQRGLTLIELIMVMVVIGVLAAISVPFMAGIFGKDSDIQAEQERDRLISHLRIARSHALAQTGGDAGALFVFTGCNGNECSGWEAQNANDGSRNIAKHQLEGLRVQVPSSAQEITFDYPDGSLSGESEDNYEFSIKDRPVCVYSSTGLIRRGPCN; this is translated from the coding sequence ATGGTGACTTCACCCGCCTACAAGCAGCGTGGACTCACCCTCATTGAACTGATCATGGTAATGGTAGTCATTGGGGTGCTTGCAGCCATCTCTGTTCCGTTCATGGCGGGCATCTTCGGCAAGGATAGCGATATTCAGGCAGAGCAGGAGCGGGACAGGCTCATTAGCCATCTGCGTATAGCAAGGAGCCATGCTTTGGCTCAGACTGGCGGCGATGCTGGGGCTTTGTTTGTGTTCACCGGCTGTAATGGAAACGAGTGCAGTGGGTGGGAGGCTCAAAACGCAAACGATGGTTCACGAAATATCGCCAAGCACCAGCTTGAAGGACTTAGAGTGCAAGTGCCTAGCAGTGCGCAGGAGATAACTTTTGATTATCCCGATGGGAGCCTCTCCGGAGAGTCAGAAGACAATTATGAATTCTCAATAAAAGATAGGCCTGTTTGCGTCTACTCTTCAACCGGGTTGATTCGGAGGGGGCCATGCAACTGA
- a CDS encoding EAL domain-containing protein: MLDLPLRYLRQLIVGAVADLAKHLNMEVVAEGIEDESTLNMVRELGCDVAQGYFIGRPQPLQGWDLQRGVKQVNTRQ, encoded by the coding sequence GTGCTGGATCTGCCGCTGCGATATCTACGACAATTGATCGTCGGTGCGGTAGCCGACCTCGCCAAGCATTTAAACATGGAGGTGGTGGCCGAGGGCATTGAAGATGAGTCAACCCTTAACATGGTTAGGGAGCTGGGTTGCGACGTCGCCCAAGGCTACTTTATTGGCAGGCCGCAGCCTTTGCAGGGCTGGGATTTGCAGCGCGGTGTTAAGCAGGTCAATACCCGGCAATGA
- the glnA gene encoding glutamate--ammonia ligase, translated as MAKSAQEVMKMIKDEGVKFVDLRFTDTRGKEMHVSLPTGQVEEDLFEDGKMFDGSSIQGWKGIQESDMIMLPDPESAVLDPFTDEPTLNLVCDILEPSTLQGYGRDPRSAAKRAEAYLASTGIGDTALFGPEPEFFVLDDVRWGSSMGGAFYEVDSAEAGWNSERVYKDGNIGHRPGVKGGYFPVPPVDSLHNIRSAMCLAMEEMGLVTEVHHHEVATGGQCEIGTGANTLVKRADDLQTLKYCVKNVAHAYGKTATFMPKPLVGDNGNGMHVHQSIAKGGNNVFSGDGYAGLSEEALFYIGGILKHAKAINAFANASTNSYKRLVPGFEAPVLLAYSARNRSASIRVPYVANPKGRRIEVRFPDSTGNPYFAFTAMLMAGLDGIRNKIHPGEAMDKDLYDLPPEEEKEIPKVAFQLDEALEGLDNDREFLKQGGVMSDDLIDAYIELKMEEVTQLRMTTHPVEFDMYYSV; from the coding sequence ATGGCTAAAAGCGCACAAGAAGTAATGAAGATGATCAAGGACGAGGGCGTGAAGTTTGTCGACCTGCGCTTCACTGATACCCGCGGTAAGGAGATGCACGTCTCTCTGCCGACAGGTCAGGTCGAGGAGGATCTTTTTGAAGACGGCAAGATGTTCGACGGCTCATCCATCCAGGGCTGGAAGGGGATCCAAGAGTCGGATATGATTATGCTGCCCGACCCGGAATCGGCTGTGCTCGACCCGTTTACCGATGAGCCGACCCTCAACCTCGTCTGTGACATCCTGGAGCCGAGCACCCTTCAGGGTTATGGGCGCGATCCGCGCTCGGCGGCCAAGCGCGCCGAGGCCTATCTGGCCTCAACCGGCATTGGCGATACCGCGCTGTTCGGCCCCGAACCAGAATTCTTTGTGCTCGACGATGTACGCTGGGGCTCTAGCATGGGCGGGGCTTTCTACGAGGTAGATTCGGCTGAGGCGGGGTGGAATTCCGAGCGGGTCTACAAAGACGGCAACATCGGTCACCGCCCCGGAGTGAAGGGTGGTTACTTTCCAGTCCCGCCGGTCGATTCGCTGCACAATATCCGCAGTGCCATGTGCCTGGCTATGGAGGAGATGGGGCTGGTTACCGAGGTCCACCACCACGAGGTGGCCACCGGCGGGCAGTGTGAGATCGGTACCGGTGCCAACACCCTGGTCAAGCGCGCCGATGACCTGCAGACCTTGAAATACTGCGTCAAGAATGTCGCGCACGCCTACGGCAAGACCGCAACCTTTATGCCCAAGCCGCTGGTCGGCGATAACGGTAACGGCATGCACGTCCACCAGTCGATCGCCAAGGGCGGCAACAACGTATTCAGCGGCGACGGCTACGCTGGGCTCTCCGAGGAGGCGCTATTCTATATCGGCGGCATCCTCAAGCACGCCAAGGCGATCAACGCCTTCGCCAACGCCTCGACCAACAGCTATAAGCGCCTGGTGCCAGGCTTTGAGGCCCCGGTGCTGCTCGCCTACTCGGCCCGTAACCGCTCGGCATCAATCCGGGTGCCGTACGTCGCTAACCCCAAAGGGCGGCGGATTGAGGTGCGCTTCCCCGACTCAACCGGCAATCCTTACTTCGCCTTTACCGCGATGTTAATGGCCGGCCTCGACGGCATCCGCAACAAGATCCACCCTGGTGAGGCGATGGACAAAGACCTCTACGACCTGCCACCTGAGGAGGAGAAGGAGATTCCCAAGGTCGCCTTCCAACTCGATGAGGCCCTCGAGGGGCTGGATAACGACCGCGAGTTCCTCAAGCAGGGCGGGGTGATGTCGGATGATCTGATCGACGCCTACATCGAACTCAAGATGGAAGAGGTAACTCAGCTGCGCATGACAACTCACCCGGTTGAGTTCGATATGTACTACAGCGTCTAA
- a CDS encoding SixA phosphatase family protein, with the protein MKELLIIRHAKSSWYNPHLNDKERPLAPRGEKAAPMMAQRLVQRGAIPQLIVTSEAVRAQQTARLMAAAMGLDDQLIVLDKRLYNAGPAEWLEIIRDQPDTYQRIALIGHNPAIEETARSLFSLQVAKVPTAAVITVRFGCDRWVQVDPKWSEVVGFDYPKRRG; encoded by the coding sequence ATGAAAGAATTACTGATCATCCGTCACGCCAAGTCGAGTTGGTACAATCCCCACCTCAATGACAAAGAGCGACCGCTAGCCCCCCGCGGCGAGAAGGCTGCTCCGATGATGGCCCAGCGGCTAGTCCAGCGCGGCGCTATTCCGCAACTTATAGTTACCTCGGAGGCGGTTAGGGCTCAGCAGACCGCGCGTTTAATGGCAGCAGCTATGGGCTTAGATGATCAGCTAATTGTGCTTGATAAGAGGCTATACAACGCCGGACCAGCCGAGTGGCTGGAGATTATTCGAGATCAGCCGGATACCTACCAGAGGATTGCTCTGATCGGCCATAACCCGGCGATAGAAGAGACTGCACGTAGCCTTTTTTCTCTCCAAGTAGCCAAGGTGCCCACAGCGGCGGTTATTACAGTGCGGTTTGGGTGTGATCGCTGGGTGCAGGTAGATCCAAAGTGGTCAGAGGTGGTGGGTTTTGATTATCCGAAGAGGCGGGGTTAG
- a CDS encoding RNA-guided endonuclease InsQ/TnpB family protein: protein MSTEMLKATKVRIYPTPEQAEFLNRQFGAVRFAYNKALHIISSQYKRHGLKLNAKKELKPLLAVAKKSRKYHWLNDFDSIALQQACINLYQAFQRFFDPKLASRCPKFKRKQGKQSSYHCMSVGCGDDWIKVPKLEPIKARIHRKLEGKLKSITLSRNRRILCLTAA from the coding sequence ATGAGCACTGAAATGTTAAAGGCTACGAAAGTACGCATTTATCCAACACCTGAGCAGGCGGAGTTTTTAAACCGCCAGTTCGGTGCTGTGCGCTTTGCGTACAACAAGGCTCTGCATATCATCAGTAGCCAGTACAAGCGTCATGGCCTGAAATTGAATGCCAAGAAAGAGCTCAAGCCCTTGCTGGCTGTGGCGAAAAAGTCCCGCAAGTATCATTGGCTCAATGATTTTGATTCAATTGCACTCCAGCAAGCCTGTATCAATCTTTATCAGGCTTTTCAGCGTTTTTTCGATCCGAAGCTTGCCTCCCGTTGTCCCAAGTTCAAACGTAAACAAGGCAAGCAATCGAGCTATCACTGCATGAGTGTTGGCTGTGGTGATGACTGGATCAAAGTACCCAAGCTAGAGCCAATCAAAGCGCGGATTCATCGCAAGCTTGAAGGCAAGCTGAAAAGCATCACCCTATCCCGTAACAGGCGAATACTATGCCTCACTGCTGCATGA